Proteins encoded together in one Coffea arabica cultivar ET-39 chromosome 2c, Coffea Arabica ET-39 HiFi, whole genome shotgun sequence window:
- the LOC113724040 gene encoding protein FAR1-RELATED SEQUENCE 5-like codes for MDCNKLVEDRTPELEMEFNSEEDAHKFYNNYAFKTDFNVCKDYLNKDKDGVTTSKRYSYCKEGVKRKYEGDVMPKRTRALTKTGCGTKMVIVLLREIMKYRVHDLILEHNHELHIA; via the coding sequence ATGGATTGTAACAAATTGGTAGAAGATAGGACCCCTGAATTAGAAATGGAGTTCAATAGTGAAGAGGATGCGCACAAGTTTTACAACAACTATGCCTTTAAAACGGATTTTAATGTATGCAAAGACTATCTAAATAAAGACAAAGACGGTGTGACGACGTCTAAGAGATATAGTTACTGCAAGGAAGGTGTAAAACGCAAGTACGAAGGTGATGTGATGCCAAAAAGGACACGAGCGCTGACGAAAACAGGGTGTGGAACTAAAATGGTTATTGTGTTGCTTAGAGAGATAATGAAGTACCGTGTACATGACCTTATCTTAGAACATAACCATGAGTTGCATATTGCTTAA
- the LOC113724041 gene encoding protein FAR1-RELATED SEQUENCE 5-like, whose protein sequence is MMPLQRKVSETQGFQVETSENAGISLKQSHELMGKEAGRMENVGYTREDLKRYLRTRRERSLKYGEAGMLIDYNFFGDVVTFDTTYKINKEYRPLGVFVGFNQHRQIVIFGAAFMYDETIDSFKWVFGTFLEVMCEKRPNTILTDQDHAMAAALSVVMPETFHGLCTFHIRRNFMKHLGNHYKKNSDIPYMFGACMYEFEEVEQFNRVWEAMFFRHFNRVIDDKRHNELIAEYEMRQKLPMVGLRQTPVLVHAAETYSPTVFVAFQNEYGESTAMVILRQQDAGMFVEFAVMRYDGRSERIVVSESEPTSVSFEEYMFMGCCSSTDSTHSMSQTVNGPLNAVAPDIDESETEERAAISTHCDVDAYHVFAPSPQGGNNTQGLQLRVDVASPENEIDE, encoded by the exons ATGATGCCATTACAAAGAAAAGTGAGTGAGACTCAAGGATTCCAAGTTGAAACAAGCGAGAATGCTGGGATTTCATTGAAGCAGAGCCATGAGCTTATGGGAAAGGAGGCAGGTAGGATGGAAAATGTGGGATATACTCGGGAAGACCTGAAACGATATCTTCGTACTCGACGGGAAAGGAGTTTGAAATATGGAGAAGCAG gaatgttaattgattacAACTTTTTTGGAGACGTAGTCACATTCGACACAAcctacaaaataaataaagaatatCGCCCACTTGGAGTGTTTGTGGGTTTTAACCAACATAGGCAAATTGTGATATTCGGTGCTGCCTTTATGTATGATGAGACTATAGATTCTTTCAAATGGGTATTTGGTACATTTCTAGAAGTAATGTGCGAAAAGCGTCCAAATACCATATTAACCGATCAAGATCACGCCATGGCAGCCGCTCTTTCAGTTGTCATGCCAGAAACATTTCACGGTCTATGTACGTTTCACATAAGGCGTAATTTTATGAAACATCTTGGCAATCATTACAAGAAAAATAGTGATATTCCATACATGTTTGGTGCCTGCATGTATGAGTTTGAAGAAGTGGAACAGTTCAATAGGGTGTGGGAGGCGATG TTCTTTAGACATTTCAATCGAGTGATTGATGATAAGAGACATAATGAACTCATCGCAGAATATGAAATGAGGCAAAAGCTCCCTATGGTTGGGTTGAGGCAAACACCTGTGCTTGTACATGCAGCAGAGACGTATTCACCCACCGTATTTGTTGCATTCCAAAATGAATATGGCGAGTCAACAGCTATGGTTATATTGAGACAACAAGATGCAGGGATGTTTGTAGAGTTTGCGGTCATGAGATATGATGGAAGATCTGAAAGAATAGTG GTCTCAGAATCGGAACCAACATCTGTTTCATTTGAGGAATACATGTTTATGGGATGCTGTTCATCTACTGATTCT ACCCATTCAATGAGTCAGACAGTGAATGGCCCTCTAAACGCTGTTGCTCCTGATATCGATGAAAGTGAAACG GAGGAGCGTGCGGCAATTTCAACACACTGTGATGTTGATGCATATCATGTATTTGCACCATCACCGCAG GGAGGAAATAACACTCAGGGATTGCAACTACGCGTTGATGTGGCCTCTCCCGAGAATGAGATTGATGAATGA